AAAAAAGATTTTGAAGACCCCCTTTCAATAAAGGGGTTTGAAATTTTCAAATTCCGGTCAATAGACAATGCCCTTCCAAGAATAAATGACAGCATTAATGCAATAATAATTGAAAAAGAGCAGTACAAAAATCCATCTTTTAAAAATTTCGTAAAAATCTCAGATGAAATACCAAAGATTATAATTTCCTCTGACTATTCTTCAAAAGGCTTAAGTTTATGGTTAAAGACACCTCTTTCATATCCATTATATAACCCCTCAAAAAATGAACTGGTTCGCCATGTTAAGTTTATCCTGAAGCAGAACTCGATCAATCTTGAAAATAAGGAACTGAAAAAAGACCTTTATATTGCTAAAAAAGAAATATCTTTTTTTGAAGAAGTCGGCAAGATTCTGACATCATCAAAAAATTTGAACACTATCCTTGTGACAATAATGAATAAAACAAAAGATATGGTAGGCGCAGAAGCTTGGTCTGTGTTCTTGATAGACGAGGAAACTGGAGATCTGGTATTTGAACAGGCTGAATCCAACAAGAAAACATCGAAGATGGAAAAATACAGATTAAAGCAAGGAGAAGGAATTGCAGGCTGGGTTGCAAAAGAAGGAATACCACTGATTGTACCTAATGTAGCAGAAGACTCCAGATTCTCTCCAGAAATAGACAGAAAAATACATTTCAAAACCAAATCTTTGATGTGTGTTCCGATAAGAAGCAAGGACAAAATGATAGGAGTTCTGGAGGTAGTAAATAAAGCTGATGACAAGACGTTCATTCAAGATGACCTAAACTTGCTCATGAGACTTATAGATCAGGCTGCCCTCACTCTAGAGAAGACTTCTTTATATCACAAAATGGAAGAACTTGTTATTACTGATGATCTTACAAAACTATTCAACACCAGATATCTTAATCGAACTCTAGATATGGAAACCCATCGCTCAGACAGGTATAGAACATCTACCTCACTGATATTTATAGACATTGATTATTTCAAGCATATAAATGATGGACACGGCCATCTTGTAGGCAGTAAAATTCTTGTAGAAATGGGGCAGCTTATCATAAAAAATCTTAGAAGCATTGATATTGTGGCTCGTTATGGAGGGGATGAATTTGTTGTTGTTCTTCCTCAGACATCGCCAAAACACGCTGCACAGACTGCAGAGAGAATAAGAGCTTCAGTTGAACAAAATGTTTTTCTTAAAAAAGAAGGATACTCTTTTAAAATGACTGCAAGTTTTGGTGTTGCATCATATCCAGAAAGCGCAAAGACCAAGGAAGACCTCCTGAGGCTAGCTGATGAAGCAATGTACAGAGTAAAATACACTACACGAAATGGAGTTTATGCAATCTCGTAAAAATCATGACACTTTTTAATTATGCAAAAAAAGAACTTACATTAAAGGTTGTATATTACGGCCCCGGTCTGAGCGGGAAGACAACAAATCTTCAGCACCTGCACTCTGCTTTAAAAGCTGACAAAAAAGGCAAGCTTATTTCACTCGCAACAGAGACTGACAGAACCCTGTTCTTTGATTTTCTTCCGATTGATCTCGGGAAGGTGAAAGATTTCACTATAAAATTCCAGTTATATACAGTTCCGGGACAGGTACGCTACAATGCTACAAGAAAGGTTGTGCTTAAGGGCGCTGATGCAGTTGTGTTTGTTGCTGATTCCCAGAAAGCCATGAGAGAAACTAATATTGATAGTTTTTCAAATATGCAGGAAAATTTCATCCTTAACAACATAGATCCTGACGATATTCCAATAATATTGCAGTATAACAAACGAGATTTATACGACATACTGACAGTTAATGAATTAAACAGCGATCTGAACATGTCCGATTATACATACATTGAAGCAGAGGCTGTTAACGGCAAGGGAGTTCAGGAAACTTTTCAGGCAATAACCAAATTAATTCTAAAAAAGTTGTCTGATCAAAAACAGATACTTTTTTCTGCTCCAAAAGAACAGCCAGTTGAAGCTGTTATTGAGAAAACTCCCGAAGAAGAAATTATAGAAGAGCAGTATGTTGAAGACATACCAGCTTATGGCTCTGAAAAACCTTTGATTCTTTCAACCCGGCCTGAATTTGAAGACAACATTTACGAAGAGAAAAAGACTCAGAAGGACATAGAGGATGAATCACAAGAAACATCTAAAGAAAAACAAATAAAAGATAACAAACAGAAAGGGATCGACGAAAACGAAATAATAAAAGAAATATATGAGATAGAAAAAAAATCTCAGGATTCATATAAAATGCATGTATCGGCTTTAGAGGAAACCCTTGCTTCGCAGGAAGAGAAACTGAACCTGATAATGGAGAAGCTCAAAGACATGAGCCAAGTTCTTATAAGCACCAGACTTGCTGTAAAAAACATCGCTGATCAACTTAAAGATTCCACAACCAAAAAACTAGCAGTCAATCCAGCTGACCTTTCTGAAGAAATACCACCAGACAAAA
The nucleotide sequence above comes from Nitrospiraceae bacterium. Encoded proteins:
- a CDS encoding sensor domain-containing diguanylate cyclase is translated as MPKLFFIGLSFPKKDFEDPLSIKGFEIFKFRSIDNALPRINDSINAIIIEKEQYKNPSFKNFVKISDEIPKIIISSDYSSKGLSLWLKTPLSYPLYNPSKNELVRHVKFILKQNSINLENKELKKDLYIAKKEISFFEEVGKILTSSKNLNTILVTIMNKTKDMVGAEAWSVFLIDEETGDLVFEQAESNKKTSKMEKYRLKQGEGIAGWVAKEGIPLIVPNVAEDSRFSPEIDRKIHFKTKSLMCVPIRSKDKMIGVLEVVNKADDKTFIQDDLNLLMRLIDQAALTLEKTSLYHKMEELVITDDLTKLFNTRYLNRTLDMETHRSDRYRTSTSLIFIDIDYFKHINDGHGHLVGSKILVEMGQLIIKNLRSIDIVARYGGDEFVVVLPQTSPKHAAQTAERIRASVEQNVFLKKEGYSFKMTASFGVASYPESAKTKEDLLRLADEAMYRVKYTTRNGVYAIS
- a CDS encoding GTPase domain-containing protein, with product MTLFNYAKKELTLKVVYYGPGLSGKTTNLQHLHSALKADKKGKLISLATETDRTLFFDFLPIDLGKVKDFTIKFQLYTVPGQVRYNATRKVVLKGADAVVFVADSQKAMRETNIDSFSNMQENFILNNIDPDDIPIILQYNKRDLYDILTVNELNSDLNMSDYTYIEAEAVNGKGVQETFQAITKLILKKLSDQKQILFSAPKEQPVEAVIEKTPEEEIIEEQYVEDIPAYGSEKPLILSTRPEFEDNIYEEKKTQKDIEDESQETSKEKQIKDNKQKGIDENEIIKEIYEIEKKSQDSYKMHVSALEETLASQEEKLNLIMEKLKDMSQVLISTRLAVKNIADQLKDSTTKKLAVNPADLSEEIPPDKKKRNRFWSK